A single Blastococcus colisei DNA region contains:
- a CDS encoding flavin-containing monooxygenase has translation MTLPTPAPVDPGTAPAFDVDVVVVGAGFAGLAMLRELRDERGLSVQVLEAGDDVGGVWYWNRYPGARCDVDSTDYSYSFSSELDEEWNWSERYATQPEILRYVHHVADKFDLRSDISLGARVVEASWDEDSSHWHVSCENGLTGRGRYLVMATGCLSATKRPELDGLGDFRGQVLHTADWPAEPVDLTDKRVGVIGTGSSGIQVIPTVAPVVDQLFVFQRTPTFSVPARHQVLTDADRAAIRAELPQRRELLRKSPTGLSVPITRQSALEVDDKERRAHYEEYWATAGFGFLLSYSDLLTNRESNDTAADFIRSKIAERVEDPELREKLTPRTYPYGAKRPCVDTGYYETFNRPNVTLVDIAESPLAKVTETSLHTSTAEYELDVIVFATGFDAMTGSLLRPEIRGRGGETLREHWQGGPLTYLGLATSGFPNMFIIAGPGSPSLLGNVMVSIEQHVDWVSDLLTRSLAEGTPTIEAQRDAEAEWVAHVNAAAAGTLYWEAASYYLGAEIPGKPRVFMPYAGGLRRYRRECDQVAQDGYAGFSRTP, from the coding sequence ATGACCCTCCCCACCCCCGCCCCAGTCGATCCCGGCACGGCCCCTGCGTTCGACGTCGACGTGGTCGTCGTCGGCGCCGGCTTCGCCGGCCTGGCGATGCTGCGGGAGCTGCGCGACGAGCGGGGCCTCTCGGTGCAGGTCCTCGAGGCCGGGGACGACGTCGGGGGCGTCTGGTACTGGAACCGCTACCCCGGCGCGCGCTGCGACGTCGACAGCACCGACTACTCCTACTCCTTCTCCAGTGAGCTCGACGAGGAGTGGAACTGGAGCGAGCGCTACGCGACGCAGCCGGAGATCCTCCGCTACGTCCACCACGTTGCCGACAAGTTCGACCTGCGCAGCGACATCTCCCTGGGTGCCCGGGTCGTCGAGGCGTCCTGGGACGAGGACTCGTCCCATTGGCACGTGAGTTGCGAGAACGGCCTGACCGGTCGGGGTCGCTACCTGGTCATGGCCACCGGATGTCTCTCGGCCACCAAGCGGCCCGAGCTCGACGGCCTCGGGGACTTCCGCGGACAGGTGCTGCACACCGCTGACTGGCCCGCCGAACCCGTCGACCTCACGGACAAGCGTGTGGGTGTGATCGGCACCGGCTCCTCGGGCATCCAGGTCATCCCGACGGTCGCCCCGGTCGTCGACCAACTGTTCGTCTTCCAGCGGACACCCACCTTCAGCGTGCCCGCCCGCCACCAGGTCCTCACCGACGCCGACCGGGCGGCCATCCGGGCCGAACTGCCACAGCGTCGTGAGCTGCTGCGCAAGTCACCCACCGGGCTTTCTGTGCCGATCACGCGCCAGTCGGCGCTCGAGGTCGACGACAAGGAACGCCGCGCGCACTACGAGGAGTACTGGGCCACGGCCGGGTTCGGATTCCTCCTCAGCTACTCGGACCTGCTCACCAACCGCGAGTCCAACGACACCGCGGCGGACTTCATCCGGTCGAAGATCGCAGAGCGGGTCGAGGACCCGGAGCTGCGCGAGAAGCTGACCCCACGCACGTACCCCTACGGGGCCAAGCGACCGTGCGTGGACACCGGCTACTACGAGACGTTCAACCGGCCGAACGTCACGCTCGTGGACATCGCCGAGTCGCCGCTGGCCAAGGTCACCGAGACCAGCCTGCACACGTCGACGGCGGAGTACGAACTCGACGTCATCGTCTTCGCGACGGGCTTCGACGCCATGACCGGCTCGCTGCTGCGGCCGGAGATCCGCGGCCGTGGCGGGGAGACCCTGCGCGAGCACTGGCAGGGCGGGCCGCTGACCTACCTCGGCCTGGCCACCTCAGGCTTCCCCAACATGTTCATCATCGCCGGCCCCGGCAGCCCGTCGCTGCTGGGCAACGTGATGGTCTCCATCGAGCAGCACGTCGACTGGGTGTCGGACCTGCTCACCCGGTCCCTTGCCGAGGGCACACCCACCATCGAGGCCCAGCGGGACGCCGAGGCGGAGTGGGTGGCGCACGTGAACGCCGCAGCGGCGGGAACGCTCTACTGGGAGGCCGCCTCCTACTACCTGGGCGCCGAGATCCCCGGCAAGCCGCGGGTGTTCATGCCCTACGCCGGCGGGCTGCGCCGCTACCGGCGCGAGTGCGACCAGGTCGCGCAGGACGGCTACGCCGGCTTCTCCC
- a CDS encoding alpha/beta hydrolase, translated as MAEHGNPAALRCRTYGGDEGNGGMGGGVWPGELNPDSRALIDAFVAQGVQPYDRLSVLEARAMVAGSTRLQGPRIELPSVRDLLLPARAGRLPVRVYHPAPGQSLPLVVYFHGGGFVTGSVAVADRPCRLLARAGRCVVASVEYRLAPECPFPGPLDDALDSTRWLAAHADELGADAERLVIAGDSAGGNLAAATVQRIVAVGGPTIAHQMLLYPTLAPSRDSASESLVENGEGYLLTRGSLDWFWDHYLPDPAATRDPRAAPLLAENLAGLPGTTIVVPEFDPLRDEGLAYADRLRAALVDVEVDRVPGALHGFWWMAGALSQAGELTERLGARLRALLE; from the coding sequence GTGGCGGAGCATGGGAATCCGGCGGCGCTACGGTGCCGCACCTACGGGGGCGACGAGGGGAACGGCGGCATGGGTGGCGGTGTGTGGCCGGGGGAGCTGAACCCGGATTCCCGGGCGCTCATCGACGCCTTCGTGGCTCAGGGTGTCCAGCCGTACGACCGGCTGAGCGTCCTGGAGGCGCGGGCGATGGTGGCCGGTTCGACCCGGCTCCAGGGGCCCCGCATCGAACTCCCGTCCGTCCGCGATCTTCTCCTGCCCGCTCGCGCCGGTCGGTTGCCGGTCCGCGTCTACCATCCCGCGCCGGGGCAGTCGCTCCCGCTCGTCGTCTACTTCCACGGCGGCGGCTTCGTCACCGGCAGCGTCGCCGTCGCCGACCGGCCATGCCGCCTGCTCGCCCGGGCCGGGCGCTGCGTCGTGGCGTCGGTGGAGTACCGGCTGGCTCCCGAGTGCCCGTTCCCCGGCCCCTTGGACGACGCTCTGGACTCCACCCGGTGGCTGGCCGCCCATGCCGACGAGCTCGGTGCGGATGCCGAACGCCTGGTGATCGCCGGCGACAGTGCGGGTGGGAACCTTGCGGCGGCGACGGTGCAGCGGATCGTCGCCGTTGGCGGGCCGACGATCGCCCACCAGATGCTGCTGTACCCGACGCTCGCGCCGAGTCGGGACAGTGCGTCGGAATCCCTCGTCGAGAACGGTGAGGGATACCTCCTCACCCGCGGGTCGCTCGACTGGTTCTGGGACCACTACCTGCCGGACCCGGCCGCCACACGGGATCCGCGGGCCGCACCGCTGTTGGCCGAGAACCTGGCGGGGCTGCCGGGGACGACGATCGTCGTCCCTGAGTTCGATCCCCTGCGCGATGAGGGGCTCGCCTACGCCGACCGGCTACGGGCGGCCCTCGTGGACGTCGAGGTGGATCGAGTCCCTGGAGCGCTGCACGGATTCTGGTGGATGGCCGGCGCGCTCTCCCAGGCGGGCGAGCTGACCGAGCGTCTCGGGGCTCGATTGCGCGCCCTGCTCGAATGA
- a CDS encoding thiolase family protein — MRDAVIVEAVRTPVGKRNGGLAGIHPTDLSAHVLESLVSRAGVDPVHVDDVVWGCVSQVGEQTYDIARNAVLAAGWPESVPGTTVDRQCGSSQQAVHFAAAGLVAGHYDVVVAGGVESMSRVPMGSSLADQSPLGERFLERYGMFPNQGIGAEMIAEKWGLSRTQLDEFALRSHERAATAQDDGRFTAQIAPATAPDGTVVEVDEGIRRGGTLEGLAGLKTPFKADGVVSAGNASQISDGSAALLMTTSDKARELGLTPIARVHSVALAGDDPIKMLTAPIPATRKVLNRSGLRLDEIGVFEINEAFASVPLAWLHDIGADDKALNPLGGAIALGHPLGGSGARIMTTMVHHMRDQGIRYGLQSMCEGGGQANATILELL, encoded by the coding sequence ATGCGCGACGCAGTCATCGTCGAGGCGGTGCGCACGCCCGTGGGCAAGCGCAACGGCGGTCTGGCCGGCATCCACCCGACCGACCTGTCCGCACACGTCCTGGAGTCACTCGTCTCCCGCGCCGGCGTGGACCCCGTACACGTCGACGACGTCGTCTGGGGGTGTGTCTCGCAGGTCGGGGAGCAGACCTACGACATCGCCCGCAACGCCGTCCTCGCCGCCGGTTGGCCGGAGAGCGTGCCCGGGACCACCGTCGACCGTCAGTGCGGCTCGTCCCAGCAGGCCGTGCACTTCGCCGCCGCCGGGTTGGTCGCCGGTCACTACGACGTCGTCGTGGCCGGTGGTGTCGAGTCGATGAGTCGGGTGCCGATGGGCTCGTCCCTGGCTGACCAGAGCCCCCTCGGCGAGCGCTTCCTGGAGCGCTACGGCATGTTCCCCAACCAGGGAATCGGCGCCGAGATGATCGCCGAGAAGTGGGGCCTCTCGCGCACCCAGCTCGACGAATTCGCGCTGCGGTCCCACGAGCGCGCCGCCACCGCGCAGGACGACGGCCGGTTCACCGCCCAGATCGCGCCGGCGACGGCGCCGGACGGCACCGTCGTGGAGGTCGACGAAGGCATCCGCCGCGGCGGGACGCTCGAGGGCCTCGCCGGGCTCAAGACTCCCTTCAAGGCCGACGGCGTCGTCAGCGCGGGCAATGCCAGCCAGATCTCCGACGGCTCCGCCGCGCTCCTCATGACCACCAGCGACAAGGCGCGGGAGCTCGGTCTCACACCGATCGCCCGGGTGCACAGCGTCGCGCTGGCCGGTGACGACCCCATCAAGATGCTCACCGCCCCCATCCCGGCCACCCGCAAGGTGCTCAACCGCAGCGGCCTGCGCCTGGACGAGATCGGCGTCTTCGAGATCAACGAGGCCTTCGCCTCGGTGCCCTTGGCGTGGCTGCACGACATCGGGGCGGACGACAAGGCGCTCAACCCGCTCGGCGGAGCGATCGCCCTGGGTCACCCACTCGGCGGCAGCGGCGCTCGGATCATGACCACGATGGTCCACCACATGCGGGACCAGGGAATCCGCTACGGCCTGCAGTCGATGTGCGAGGGCGGCGGCCAGGCCAACGCCACGATCCTCGAGCTGCTGTGA
- a CDS encoding fumarylacetoacetate hydrolase family protein, whose protein sequence is MRFATYVSPRDGTDHVALVKDGALHGLPDRRLIDVLSPERLADAADRAIRAPVEVLPEGSVRLRAPVPQPPSVRDFMAFEQHVVTASAALGREVNPDWYELPVFYFTNPAAVCGPTDPVAVSPGSSAFDYELEIGIVVGAAGRDLDPACAESHVAGYTVLCDWSARDLQAREMALGLGPVKGKDGATSLGPYLVTPDELPDRGAGNAPDVGMRALVNGELWSEGRFSDLHWTVGQLLAYASRGTALRPGDVLGTGTVGTGCILELSAVHGAETRPWLRPGDRVRLEVDLLGAVETTIQPAPPVRPLH, encoded by the coding sequence GTGCGGTTCGCCACGTACGTCTCCCCGCGTGACGGAACCGATCACGTCGCCCTCGTGAAGGACGGCGCCCTCCACGGGCTTCCGGACCGGCGGCTGATCGACGTGCTGTCCCCGGAGCGACTGGCCGACGCCGCCGACCGCGCGATCCGCGCTCCGGTCGAAGTGCTGCCCGAGGGCAGCGTCCGGCTGCGCGCTCCCGTCCCGCAGCCGCCGTCGGTCCGCGACTTCATGGCCTTCGAGCAGCATGTCGTCACGGCCAGCGCGGCGCTCGGACGCGAGGTGAACCCGGACTGGTACGAACTCCCGGTCTTCTACTTCACGAACCCGGCCGCCGTGTGCGGCCCGACCGACCCGGTGGCTGTCTCCCCCGGCTCGTCCGCATTCGACTACGAGCTGGAGATCGGCATCGTCGTCGGTGCCGCTGGTCGGGACCTCGATCCAGCCTGCGCCGAGTCGCACGTCGCCGGGTACACCGTGCTCTGCGATTGGAGCGCGCGCGACCTCCAGGCCCGGGAGATGGCCCTGGGCCTCGGGCCGGTCAAGGGCAAGGACGGCGCCACCAGCCTCGGCCCCTACCTCGTGACCCCCGACGAGCTTCCCGACCGTGGCGCCGGCAACGCCCCCGACGTCGGGATGCGCGCGCTGGTCAACGGCGAGCTGTGGAGCGAGGGGCGGTTCTCCGACCTCCACTGGACCGTGGGCCAACTGCTGGCCTACGCCTCGCGGGGTACGGCGCTGCGCCCCGGCGACGTCCTCGGCACGGGCACGGTCGGGACCGGCTGCATCCTCGAGCTGTCGGCGGTGCACGGAGCGGAGACCCGCCCCTGGCTCCGGCCCGGCGACCGCGTGCGTCTCGAAGTGGACCTTCTGGGCGCGGTCGAGACGACGATCCAGCCGGCCCCGCCAGTCCGACCCTTGCACTGA
- a CDS encoding MBL fold metallo-hydrolase — MSSTTADPVLQPGMLQEVSEDVFAYVQPDGTWWINNTGLLVGRSGVTSVDSCATERRTRAYLEAIRTVTPRSVKTLINTHHHGDHTHGNWLFDDATIVAHEGTRAGVIAAGVMATQEFWTPFDFGEIRLAPPFLTYTEGVTLWVDDLRCEVLHVGTPAHTTNDSVVWIPERHTLFAGDLLFSGGTPFLVMGSLAGAIEVLEQVVGPLGAQTIVPGHGPVAGAGLVDDVLGYLRWLDDVARDAHAAGVAPLEAARGTDLGPYADWTDAERIVGNLHRAYAELDGAPRGARIDVGAALRDMVAYNGGRPLTCRA; from the coding sequence ATGAGCTCGACGACCGCCGATCCGGTCCTGCAGCCGGGGATGCTGCAGGAGGTGAGCGAGGACGTCTTCGCCTACGTCCAGCCCGACGGCACGTGGTGGATCAACAACACCGGCCTACTCGTGGGCAGGTCGGGGGTGACGAGCGTCGACAGCTGCGCCACCGAGCGGCGCACCCGCGCCTACCTCGAGGCCATCCGCACCGTGACCCCCCGGTCGGTGAAGACGTTGATCAACACCCACCACCACGGCGACCACACGCATGGCAACTGGCTCTTCGACGACGCGACCATCGTGGCGCACGAGGGCACCCGGGCCGGCGTCATCGCCGCGGGGGTGATGGCCACCCAGGAGTTCTGGACGCCGTTCGACTTCGGCGAGATCCGCCTGGCGCCGCCGTTCCTCACCTACACCGAGGGCGTCACGCTCTGGGTGGACGACCTGCGCTGCGAGGTCCTGCACGTGGGCACCCCGGCGCACACCACCAACGACTCGGTCGTCTGGATCCCCGAACGCCACACCCTCTTCGCCGGCGATCTCCTCTTCTCGGGCGGGACGCCGTTCCTGGTCATGGGCTCGCTCGCAGGCGCCATCGAGGTGCTGGAGCAGGTGGTGGGGCCGCTGGGTGCACAGACCATCGTTCCCGGTCACGGCCCAGTTGCGGGCGCCGGCCTCGTGGACGACGTCCTCGGCTACCTGCGCTGGCTCGACGACGTAGCCCGCGACGCACATGCCGCCGGGGTGGCACCCCTGGAGGCCGCCCGCGGCACGGACCTCGGCCCGTACGCCGATTGGACCGACGCCGAACGCATCGTCGGCAACCTCCACCGTGCCTACGCAGAACTGGACGGGGCGCCCCGGGGGGCACGCATCGACGTCGGCGCCGCACTCCGCGACATGGTCGCCTACAACGGTGGTCGACCGCTGACCTGCCGGGCCTGA
- a CDS encoding helical backbone metal receptor, whose product MVSLVPSITEALAVTVPDRLVGATDWCTHPAGLDVVRVRGTKNPDRTAIEALHPDLVVVNREENRQLDVERLRTAGVPVWVTVIESVDEALASLHRLFDDVLDVGTPSWLSAAAHAWSGAAPLPPTRVCVPIWRDPWMVVGARTFTGDVLARLGLENVWAAGDERYPHRELAELQGAGLVLLPDEPYAFTAADGPEAFPGTPTTLISGRLLTWYGPSLATARAELTAAIRPAING is encoded by the coding sequence GTGGTCTCGCTGGTCCCGTCGATCACCGAGGCGCTCGCCGTGACGGTGCCCGACCGTCTCGTCGGGGCCACCGACTGGTGCACCCACCCGGCCGGACTGGACGTGGTCCGGGTGCGCGGGACCAAGAACCCCGACCGGACAGCGATCGAGGCGCTGCACCCGGACCTGGTGGTGGTCAACCGGGAGGAGAACCGGCAGCTCGACGTGGAACGGCTGCGCACTGCCGGCGTGCCGGTCTGGGTGACCGTGATCGAGTCCGTCGACGAGGCTCTGGCCTCGCTGCACCGACTGTTCGACGACGTGCTCGACGTCGGGACGCCATCGTGGCTGTCGGCCGCGGCGCACGCGTGGTCCGGGGCCGCGCCGCTGCCACCGACACGGGTGTGCGTCCCGATCTGGCGGGATCCGTGGATGGTGGTCGGCGCCCGGACGTTCACCGGCGACGTGCTCGCCCGGCTGGGTCTGGAGAACGTCTGGGCGGCGGGCGACGAACGCTACCCACACCGGGAGCTGGCCGAGCTCCAAGGGGCCGGGCTGGTCCTGCTGCCGGACGAGCCGTACGCCTTCACCGCCGCCGACGGGCCGGAGGCCTTTCCCGGGACGCCGACCACACTGATCTCCGGCAGGCTGCTCACCTGGTACGGGCCGTCGCTGGCCACCGCCCGTGCCGAGCTGACCGCGGCCATCCGACCGGCGATCAACGGCTAG
- the icmF gene encoding fused isobutyryl-CoA mutase/GTPase IcmF: MATPTSDLHVPSHPVRFVTAASLFDGHDAAINIMRRMLQSQGAEVVHLGHDRSVDSVVRAALEEDVQGIALSSYQGGHVEYFSYLVERLAEQGAGHVQVFGGGGGVIVPDEIDTLRERGVTIFAPEDGQRLGLPGMINELIRACDVDLADSAPDTEALLGGDPAALARAITLLESGRSPELAERVRAIAAGRTVPVLGITGTGGSGKSSLTDELLRRIRLDQEDKLRIAVLAVDPTRRRGGGALLGDRIRMNALESGDRNRTYFRSMATRTAGAQVPEHLDDVIAAVKAAGYDLVIVETPGIGQGDAAIIPFSDVSLYVMTPEFGAASQLEKIDMLDFADVVAINKFERRGAEDARRDVARQMVRNRAAFGVAWEQMPVFGTSAARFNDDGVTALYQELRSLLAVQGLPITDGVLPAVDVRASSGLTGVVPSARSRYLAEITEAVRIYHRETTAQADVVRRRQHLQTAADVLGTTAGDRLAELLAETDQQVLPAVREQLDRWPARVAEYTGDELVYSVRGNEIRTQLTRTTLSGNKVPRVALPRTTDHGELLRFLRSENLPGFFPFTAGVFPFKREGEAPARMFAGEGDAFRTNRRFQLLSSGGEATRLSTAFDSVTLYGRDPDQRPDIYGKVGTSGVSIATVEDMKVLYSGFDLCSPTTSVSMTINGPAPTILAMFLVTAIDQRFDAFRAEEGRDPDASEAEEISAWVLANVRGTVQADILKEDQGQNTCIFSTEFALRAMGDIQQYFIDNGVRNFYSVSISGYHIAEAGANPISQLAFTLANGFTYVESYLARGMDIDDFAPNLSFFFSNGLDAEYSVIGRVARRIWAVAMRERYGADERSQKLKYHVQTSGRSLHAQEMDFNDIRTTLQALCAIYDNANSLHTNAFDEAVTTPSENSVRRALAIQMIIDKEWGLSGNENPLQGSFVIDELTDLVEEAVLAEFDRIAERGGVLGAMETGYQRGRIQDESMLYEHRKHDGSLPIVGVNTFLAPDRGDAPPPTVELARATEEEKQSQLVRLADFQSRNADESPVALARLQGVALDGGNVFAELMSAVRSCSLGQISEAFFEVGGQYRRNV, translated from the coding sequence ATGGCCACTCCGACGTCCGACCTGCACGTCCCCTCGCATCCCGTCCGTTTCGTGACGGCGGCCAGTCTGTTCGACGGACACGACGCGGCGATCAACATCATGCGGCGGATGCTGCAGAGCCAAGGCGCCGAGGTGGTGCATCTCGGTCACGACCGGAGCGTGGACTCCGTCGTCCGGGCGGCGTTGGAGGAGGACGTCCAAGGCATCGCCCTCTCGTCCTACCAGGGCGGGCACGTCGAGTACTTCAGCTACCTGGTCGAACGGCTTGCCGAGCAGGGGGCCGGCCACGTTCAGGTCTTCGGCGGCGGCGGCGGCGTGATCGTCCCCGACGAGATCGACACCCTTCGGGAGCGGGGCGTCACCATCTTCGCTCCCGAGGACGGCCAGCGCCTGGGCCTCCCCGGCATGATCAACGAGCTGATCCGCGCCTGCGACGTCGACCTCGCGGATTCCGCGCCGGACACCGAGGCCCTGCTCGGCGGTGACCCGGCCGCACTGGCGCGCGCCATCACGCTCCTGGAGAGCGGCCGCTCCCCCGAGCTCGCCGAACGCGTCCGCGCCATCGCCGCCGGACGGACTGTTCCTGTCCTCGGGATCACCGGCACCGGCGGCTCCGGCAAGTCCTCGCTGACCGACGAACTGCTGCGCCGGATCCGGCTGGACCAGGAGGACAAGCTCCGCATCGCCGTCCTCGCCGTCGACCCGACCCGTCGCCGCGGCGGTGGCGCGCTCCTCGGCGACCGGATCCGGATGAACGCGCTGGAGAGCGGCGACCGCAACCGCACCTACTTCCGGTCGATGGCCACCCGGACCGCCGGGGCGCAGGTGCCAGAACACCTCGACGACGTGATAGCGGCGGTGAAGGCCGCCGGGTATGACCTCGTGATCGTGGAGACCCCCGGAATCGGGCAGGGTGACGCCGCCATCATTCCGTTCAGCGACGTCTCGCTGTACGTCATGACGCCGGAGTTCGGCGCCGCATCCCAGCTCGAGAAGATTGACATGCTCGACTTCGCGGACGTCGTGGCGATCAACAAGTTCGAGCGGCGGGGGGCGGAGGACGCCCGCCGCGACGTCGCCCGCCAGATGGTCCGCAACCGGGCCGCCTTCGGCGTGGCCTGGGAGCAGATGCCTGTCTTCGGCACCAGCGCCGCACGGTTCAACGACGACGGCGTCACCGCCCTGTACCAGGAACTCCGGAGCCTGCTCGCCGTCCAGGGCCTGCCGATCACCGACGGCGTCCTGCCCGCTGTCGACGTGCGCGCCTCCTCCGGCCTGACCGGCGTGGTTCCCTCGGCCCGGTCCCGGTACCTGGCAGAGATCACCGAGGCGGTGCGGATCTACCACCGCGAAACGACCGCCCAGGCCGACGTCGTTCGCCGCCGGCAACACCTCCAGACGGCGGCCGACGTACTCGGCACCACTGCAGGGGACCGCCTCGCCGAGCTGCTGGCCGAGACCGACCAGCAGGTGCTGCCGGCCGTCCGCGAGCAACTCGACCGGTGGCCGGCCCGCGTGGCCGAGTACACCGGCGACGAGCTCGTCTACTCCGTCCGCGGCAACGAGATCCGGACGCAGCTGACGCGCACGACGCTGTCGGGCAACAAGGTGCCCCGCGTCGCCCTGCCGCGGACGACCGACCACGGCGAGCTGCTGCGCTTCCTGCGCTCGGAGAACCTGCCCGGCTTCTTCCCCTTCACCGCCGGGGTCTTCCCGTTCAAGCGCGAGGGCGAAGCCCCCGCCCGGATGTTCGCCGGCGAGGGCGACGCCTTCCGCACCAACCGGCGTTTCCAGCTGTTGTCGAGCGGCGGCGAGGCGACCCGGCTGTCCACGGCCTTCGACTCCGTGACGCTGTACGGCCGCGACCCCGACCAGCGCCCCGACATCTACGGCAAGGTCGGCACGTCGGGCGTCTCGATCGCGACGGTCGAGGACATGAAGGTCCTGTACTCCGGCTTCGACCTCTGTTCGCCGACGACTTCGGTGTCCATGACGATCAACGGCCCCGCTCCGACGATCCTCGCGATGTTCCTCGTCACCGCGATCGACCAGCGCTTCGACGCCTTCCGCGCCGAGGAGGGCCGCGACCCCGACGCGTCCGAGGCCGAGGAGATCAGCGCCTGGGTGCTGGCCAACGTCCGCGGCACGGTGCAGGCCGACATCCTCAAGGAGGACCAGGGCCAGAACACCTGCATCTTCTCCACCGAGTTCGCCTTGCGGGCGATGGGGGACATCCAGCAGTACTTCATCGACAACGGCGTGCGGAACTTCTACTCGGTGTCGATCTCGGGGTACCACATCGCCGAGGCCGGGGCGAACCCCATCAGCCAGCTCGCCTTCACGCTGGCCAACGGCTTCACCTACGTGGAGAGCTACCTCGCCCGCGGGATGGACATCGACGACTTCGCGCCCAACCTGTCGTTCTTCTTCTCCAACGGGCTGGACGCGGAGTACTCGGTGATCGGCCGGGTGGCCCGCCGCATCTGGGCGGTGGCCATGCGCGAGCGCTACGGAGCGGACGAGCGCTCGCAGAAGCTGAAGTACCACGTGCAGACCTCGGGCCGGTCGCTGCACGCCCAGGAGATGGACTTCAACGACATCCGGACGACGCTGCAGGCGCTCTGCGCGATCTACGACAACGCCAACAGTCTGCACACCAACGCGTTCGACGAGGCCGTGACGACGCCGAGCGAGAACTCGGTCCGCCGGGCCCTGGCGATCCAGATGATCATCGACAAGGAATGGGGCCTCTCCGGCAACGAGAACCCCCTCCAGGGGTCCTTCGTCATCGACGAGCTCACCGACCTCGTCGAAGAGGCCGTGCTGGCCGAGTTCGACCGGATCGCGGAGCGTGGCGGGGTGCTGGGGGCGATGGAGACCGGCTACCAGCGGGGCAGGATCCAGGACGAGTCGATGCTTTACGAGCACCGCAAGCACGACGGCAGCCTGCCGATCGTGGGGGTCAACACCTTCCTCGCTCCCGACCGGGGCGACGCCCCGCCGCCCACCGTCGAGCTGGCCCGGGCCACCGAGGAGGAGAAGCAGTCCCAGCTGGTCCGGCTGGCCGACTTCCAGTCCCGCAACGCCGACGAGTCGCCGGTGGCGCTCGCTCGCCTGCAGGGGGTCGCCCTGGACGGCGGGAACGTCTTCGCCGAGCTGATGAGCGCCGTCCGGTCCTGCTCCCTGGGCCAGATCAGCGAGGCCTTCTTCGAGGTCGGCGGACAGTACCGGCGCAACGTCTGA
- a CDS encoding crotonase/enoyl-CoA hydratase family protein: MTQLERQNSSDDVVLVEVDGSVVTITMNRPQVRNAVDGPLSRAVGVALRRFDADPGLSVAVLTGAGGNFCTGMDLKAYDRGEAIGTEEGGLAGLTRWSPRKPVIAAVEGYALAGGFEIALACDLVVAAEGARFGIPEVRRGLIAGSGGLIALARHLPRVIAAEYAYTGRHFSAREAARWGLVNDVVADGAALRWARALADDIAANSPSAVAASKSVLLAGLPTPGDALWVHQDALLGKVLASDDAREGARAFLEKRPPVWPGLAPAETP, translated from the coding sequence GTGACCCAGCTCGAGCGACAGAACTCCTCGGACGACGTCGTCCTGGTGGAGGTTGACGGCTCCGTCGTGACGATCACGATGAACCGCCCGCAGGTCCGCAACGCCGTCGACGGGCCTCTGTCGCGAGCCGTGGGTGTGGCACTGCGGCGCTTCGACGCCGACCCGGGACTCAGCGTCGCGGTGCTGACCGGCGCCGGCGGAAACTTCTGCACCGGCATGGACCTGAAGGCATACGACCGAGGTGAGGCCATCGGCACGGAGGAGGGTGGCCTGGCCGGCCTCACCCGCTGGTCCCCTCGCAAGCCGGTCATCGCCGCGGTGGAGGGCTACGCGCTCGCGGGCGGTTTCGAGATCGCGTTGGCCTGCGATCTCGTCGTCGCCGCTGAGGGCGCGCGGTTCGGTATCCCCGAGGTCCGGCGCGGTCTCATCGCCGGGTCCGGTGGTCTGATCGCGCTGGCCCGGCACCTGCCCCGCGTCATCGCCGCGGAGTATGCCTACACCGGCCGCCACTTCTCAGCCCGGGAGGCAGCCCGATGGGGACTGGTCAACGACGTGGTCGCGGACGGTGCGGCGCTGAGGTGGGCCCGGGCCCTCGCGGACGACATCGCAGCAAACTCTCCTTCCGCGGTTGCGGCGTCCAAGTCGGTCCTGCTCGCCGGATTGCCCACCCCCGGCGACGCACTGTGGGTACACCAGGACGCTCTCCTCGGGAAGGTCCTGGCCTCGGATGACGCACGCGAAGGGGCACGCGCCTTCCTGGAGAAGCGTCCCCCCGTGTGGCCCGGCCTGGCACCGGCCGAGACCCCCTGA